The following proteins are encoded in a genomic region of Thermosinus carboxydivorans Nor1:
- the clpP gene encoding ATP-dependent Clp endopeptidase proteolytic subunit ClpP: MTFVPIVVEQSNRGERAYDIYSRLLKDRIVFIGGPIDDHVANLVIAQLLFLESEDPDKDIHLYINSPGGVVTAGLAIYDTMQYIKPDVSTICLGSAASMAAVLLAAGAPGKRYALPYARVMIHQPLGGAQGQATDIQIQAREILRLREILNDILARHTGKPLERIQHDTERDYFMSSEEAKEYGIIDAVVVRGEQRKDGRTAR; encoded by the coding sequence ATGACATTTGTGCCGATCGTTGTTGAGCAGTCTAACCGTGGGGAACGGGCTTACGACATCTATTCCCGCCTGTTAAAAGACCGCATTGTCTTCATTGGCGGGCCTATTGACGACCATGTGGCTAATCTGGTTATTGCCCAACTTTTGTTTTTAGAGTCCGAAGATCCGGATAAAGACATTCATCTCTATATTAATAGCCCGGGCGGAGTGGTTACCGCCGGTTTGGCCATCTATGACACAATGCAGTATATCAAACCCGACGTGTCCACCATTTGCCTAGGCTCGGCGGCCAGCATGGCGGCGGTATTGCTTGCGGCCGGCGCTCCCGGCAAGCGTTATGCCTTACCTTACGCGCGCGTCATGATTCATCAACCGCTGGGCGGTGCGCAGGGCCAAGCCACTGACATTCAGATCCAGGCCCGGGAAATCCTGCGTTTGCGGGAAATCCTTAATGATATTCTCGCTCGCCATACCGGAAAACCTTTAGAACGGATCCAGCACGACACGGAGCGCGACTATTTTATGTCCAGTGAAGAAGCAAAGGAATATGGCATAATTGATGCTGTCGTGGTCCGGGGTGAGCAGCGCAAAGACGGCCGGACTGCCAGATAG
- the tig gene encoding trigger factor, whose protein sequence is MKVTAERIDNHKLVLEMEVPQEEVAKAFQKAYQKLAARVNIPGFRKGKAPRKILELHVGKEVLKDEAFDLLANKAYWQALDEQKAEPVTRPEIEILTFEEGKPLRFKATVVTKPEVTLGEYKGLKVAKPAAEVTVEDVHKQLENLRNRHAKMVVVEDAALQKGDFAIIDFEGFIDGKPFKGGDAKGYPLEVGSGSFIPGFEEQLLGAKAGEEREVNVVFPENYFVPELAGKASTFKVKIHDIKRKELPELDDDFAKDVSEFDTLEELKADIENKLKEAAAERAEREFRNQAIKLAVDNATVDIPEVMIEQRIDDMVSDLDINLQNRGMKLDDYLKATKMDLAGLRQNYREAAAYSVKTDLVLEAIAKAEGIEVSDEDVQAEVVAMARSYGASVEEVAKIIREQGRVGALYETVKRKKAAKLIIDSAVAE, encoded by the coding sequence ATGAAGGTAACAGCGGAGAGAATAGACAATCATAAATTAGTTTTGGAAATGGAAGTACCCCAGGAAGAGGTTGCCAAAGCCTTCCAAAAAGCTTATCAAAAACTGGCTGCCCGGGTGAACATCCCTGGTTTCCGCAAAGGCAAGGCGCCGCGTAAGATTTTGGAATTGCACGTGGGCAAAGAAGTATTGAAAGACGAGGCTTTTGACCTGCTAGCTAACAAGGCCTACTGGCAAGCCCTGGACGAACAAAAGGCCGAGCCTGTAACCCGGCCGGAGATTGAAATCCTTACTTTTGAAGAAGGTAAACCCCTCCGGTTCAAGGCGACGGTAGTTACGAAACCAGAGGTAACGCTTGGCGAATACAAGGGGTTAAAGGTTGCGAAACCGGCGGCGGAAGTGACGGTCGAAGACGTGCATAAACAATTGGAAAATCTGCGCAACCGTCATGCCAAGATGGTGGTGGTAGAGGACGCCGCTTTGCAAAAAGGCGATTTCGCGATTATTGATTTTGAAGGCTTTATTGACGGCAAACCGTTTAAAGGCGGCGATGCCAAGGGTTATCCGCTGGAGGTTGGCTCCGGCAGCTTTATTCCCGGCTTCGAAGAGCAACTGCTCGGCGCTAAAGCCGGCGAAGAGCGCGAGGTCAACGTTGTTTTCCCCGAAAATTATTTCGTGCCCGAATTAGCCGGCAAAGCGTCTACCTTCAAGGTTAAAATCCACGATATCAAGCGTAAGGAACTACCTGAGTTGGATGACGACTTTGCCAAGGATGTCAGCGAGTTTGACACGTTGGAGGAATTAAAGGCCGACATCGAGAATAAACTAAAAGAGGCCGCAGCCGAGCGGGCTGAGCGGGAATTCCGCAACCAAGCCATCAAACTGGCCGTGGACAATGCTACAGTAGATATTCCGGAAGTTATGATCGAGCAGCGCATTGACGATATGGTCAGCGATTTGGATATTAATCTCCAGAACCGCGGCATGAAACTTGACGATTACCTCAAGGCCACCAAGATGGATCTGGCCGGCCTGCGGCAGAATTATCGCGAAGCGGCTGCATATAGCGTTAAAACCGACCTGGTGTTGGAGGCAATTGCCAAAGCCGAAGGGATCGAAGTCAGTGACGAAGATGTGCAGGCCGAAGTTGTTGCGATGGCGCGAAGCTATGGCGCGTCGGTCGAAGAGGTGGCGAAAATCATCCGTGAACAGGGACGCGTAGGTGCACTTTATGAAACGGTGAAACGCAAGAAAGCGGCCAAGTTGATCATCGACAGCGCCGTAGCCGAATAA
- a CDS encoding formate dehydrogenase accessory protein FdhE domain-containing protein: protein MGLSELAGKYPFLKENIPFWERYLAARDKVLDMLPAVLDVSALEAAGFKGRLARGVPFLADVPVGIAPADYAALTGAFARAMAIEYSPDYWGERVPAWADLTVTPDAQGFVQAEVHAAVASFLESVVLPDEDTAGWLEPYCPVCGAGAALGFIDQSGKKTLVCSHCHAVWQYLRTACGLCGHSQERGAVFLSADELPGWRLELCESCSHYLKVFDMREGLPDIISYPLFYLTTWELDLAARSEGHQPALFAIFGRAGWLLPRTRH, encoded by the coding sequence ATGGGACTTAGTGAGCTTGCCGGGAAATACCCGTTCTTAAAAGAGAATATCCCTTTTTGGGAAAGATACCTTGCGGCTCGCGACAAAGTACTGGATATGCTGCCGGCCGTGCTGGACGTGTCTGCACTTGAGGCGGCCGGCTTTAAGGGGCGGCTTGCCCGGGGCGTACCGTTTCTGGCGGACGTGCCGGTCGGTATTGCACCGGCGGACTACGCCGCCCTTACCGGCGCCTTTGCCCGGGCAATGGCCATAGAATACAGTCCTGACTACTGGGGGGAACGGGTTCCGGCTTGGGCCGACCTTACCGTCACCCCGGACGCGCAGGGCTTTGTCCAGGCCGAAGTCCACGCGGCGGTGGCGTCGTTTCTTGAAAGCGTTGTATTACCGGACGAGGACACCGCCGGCTGGCTGGAGCCATACTGCCCGGTGTGCGGCGCCGGCGCCGCCCTGGGGTTTATCGACCAGTCGGGTAAAAAGACGCTGGTCTGCTCGCACTGCCACGCTGTCTGGCAGTACCTGCGGACGGCCTGTGGCCTGTGCGGGCACAGCCAGGAGCGCGGCGCCGTGTTTCTGAGCGCTGACGAGCTGCCCGGTTGGCGGCTGGAGCTTTGCGAGTCCTGTTCGCACTATCTTAAAGTGTTTGATATGCGGGAAGGACTGCCGGACATCATCAGCTACCCGCTATTTTACCTGACTACCTGGGAGCTTGACCTGGCAGCCCGAAGCGAAGGGCATCAGCCGGCCCTGTTTGCAATATTCGGGCGGGCCGGGTGGCTGCTGCCCCGTACCCGGCATTAA
- a CDS encoding formate dehydrogenase subunit gamma, whose product MQGYLLKHQRPTRIFHWVHLVMFLALLFSGLAVFNKNLQFLAGLFGGLKNAAVVHKYLGFAYFTVPLIYIVLYWDLFKKFIRTISTFDDDDKKWLKVAGGYLAPLIKGQVPPQGKYNAGQKLLGWLVIAFSCVLAATGLVMVFYTAFPPLVVRLAYLAHAFSGVFLGCAVIVHFYLAAVNPSSRRELKTMLGDGYIEEEFARSHNLKWYKEMTANKGN is encoded by the coding sequence ATGCAAGGCTATCTCTTGAAACACCAGCGCCCGACCCGTATTTTTCACTGGGTGCACTTGGTCATGTTCCTGGCCCTCCTGTTTAGCGGTCTGGCCGTCTTTAACAAGAATTTACAGTTTTTGGCCGGGCTGTTCGGTGGGCTGAAAAACGCCGCAGTGGTGCACAAGTACCTGGGGTTTGCCTACTTTACCGTACCGCTTATCTATATAGTGCTGTACTGGGACCTGTTTAAAAAGTTCATCAGAACCATCAGCACATTTGACGACGATGACAAAAAATGGCTGAAAGTGGCAGGCGGTTATCTTGCGCCGCTTATCAAGGGCCAGGTTCCGCCCCAGGGCAAATACAACGCCGGGCAAAAGCTTCTAGGCTGGCTGGTAATCGCCTTCTCCTGCGTCCTGGCGGCGACCGGGCTGGTTATGGTCTTTTATACCGCCTTTCCGCCGCTTGTGGTGCGGCTGGCTTATCTAGCGCATGCCTTTTCCGGCGTATTCCTGGGATGCGCGGTTATTGTCCACTTTTACTTGGCGGCAGTCAACCCGTCTTCGCGCCGGGAGCTTAAGACCATGCTGGGCGATGGCTATATCGAAGAAGAATTCGCCCGGAGCCACAACTTGAAATGGTACAAAGAAATGACTGCCAATAAAGGCAATTAA
- a CDS encoding 4Fe-4S dicluster domain-containing protein, protein MARLAYCYDSSKCVGCHGCQVACKQWNEEKTLATRFAGSYQNPPDLDKDTRMVMRYYEHFEQDTIPSLNFLKYQCFHCGEAACVKVCPSGALFKTKTGIVAVDREKCIACGYCHNACPFNIPAVGKHVNKCDMCRSRTENGQDGDKTNVPACVKTCPAGALEFGDRDQLVAKAQRRVQWLKARGYKDANLYGEGFLGGLGIIAVLKYPPANYGLPPSPTVPVEVTVWKDIFGPLGLLMLGGAVGMTAVHRLLQGSGQEDKQHTDAGSKGKEA, encoded by the coding sequence ATGGCAAGACTGGCCTATTGCTACGACAGCTCCAAATGCGTCGGCTGCCACGGCTGTCAGGTGGCCTGCAAGCAATGGAATGAGGAAAAGACTCTCGCCACTCGGTTTGCCGGTTCCTACCAGAATCCGCCGGACCTGGATAAAGATACCCGGATGGTCATGCGCTACTATGAGCATTTTGAACAAGACACCATCCCCAGCCTCAACTTCCTGAAATACCAGTGTTTTCACTGCGGTGAGGCGGCCTGCGTCAAGGTCTGCCCGAGCGGCGCGCTGTTTAAGACCAAAACCGGCATAGTGGCCGTTGACCGGGAAAAATGCATCGCCTGCGGTTACTGTCATAACGCCTGTCCGTTCAACATTCCGGCTGTCGGCAAACATGTCAACAAGTGCGACATGTGCCGCAGCCGCACCGAGAACGGCCAGGATGGCGATAAAACCAACGTTCCGGCCTGCGTCAAGACTTGTCCGGCCGGGGCGCTGGAGTTTGGCGACCGTGACCAGTTGGTGGCCAAAGCGCAAAGAAGGGTGCAATGGCTAAAGGCGCGCGGCTACAAGGACGCCAACCTGTACGGCGAGGGCTTCCTGGGCGGCCTGGGCATTATTGCTGTCCTTAAATACCCGCCGGCCAACTATGGGTTGCCGCCCAGCCCGACGGTGCCGGTGGAGGTCACGGTGTGGAAGGACATATTCGGTCCGCTCGGTCTCCTGATGCTCGGCGGCGCGGTGGGTATGACCGCCGTCCACCGCTTGTTGCAGGGCAGTGGCCAGGAAGACAAGCAGCACACTGACGCCGGCAGCAAAGGAAAGGAGGCTTAG
- the fdnG gene encoding formate dehydrogenase-N subunit alpha, which translates to MATIGRRTFLKLLAAGAAATVWQGNPAVPAIAAPAPYRLKDTKVSPSVCIFCGVGCGLLVYARDGKVVNVEGDPDNPNNEGGLCAKGASAYEVYISPRRLKKVLYRAPGSDKWEEKEWSWAIPEIARRIKKTRDESFKTREGSVTVNRAEALGQLGGASHDTDECYLLSKFARALGIVSLEHQARIUHSSTVASLAPSFGRGAMTNSLVDVANSDVIMICGGNPAENHPGVARFINRARERGAKVISVDPRYTRTSVLSDIYAPIRPGTDIVFFNGLVNYVLVNKKYFEPYVKGYTNASYLLKPEFGFKDGYFTGWDPVKKMYNYDTWQYQTGPDGKPLTDPTLEHPDSVFQHMRRFYARYTPEMVEKVTGMKKELFLKIAETYAATGAPDKSGCLLYAMGLTQHTVGVQNIRAFAVLQLLLGNMGLPGGGINAMRGEANVQGSTDMGLLYHSLPGYLAAPNAGLHPDLKTYLEKTTIKDSYWANTPKFIVSLLKAWWGDKAQKDNDFCYDWLPKWSRPHSFMDMVTDMYEGRLKGLMIWGMNPLVSGPAYEKTARGLEKLEWLLVVDLFESETARFWKRPGVDPKTVKTEVFLLPAASMVEKDGSATNTSRWLQMRYKAVEPIGDCKEDSVILHLLVQELKKLYAADPKAVFPDPIVNLTWNYGGEHHSADEVFKEINGYEVATRVQLAGFGALKDDGSTTSGCWIYSGMFPPAGNLAKRRKREKEGIGLNSEWGWAWPLNRRILYNRASCDYAGNPWSDKKYIIRWDAAAKKWTGLDVPDFIATTAPDAPGGTQPFIMIAGGLGRLFVPGGIVRDGPFPEHYEPLESPVKNIMGPVQCNPLAVTYKTDLDKYAALGNSDFPYICTTYRVAEHYQTGNITRKIPTTVEAVPEMFVEIDPELAKAKGITSGDWVEVASIRGKVRAKAFVTPRIQPFVVDGKKVHVVGLPWHWGFTGADPMSETKEAFVANIITPQAGDPNTRIPEYKAFMVNIRRV; encoded by the coding sequence ATGGCAACAATTGGCAGGAGGACATTCCTTAAACTGCTGGCGGCAGGGGCGGCGGCGACTGTCTGGCAGGGCAACCCGGCCGTGCCGGCGATAGCTGCGCCGGCGCCGTACCGCCTTAAGGACACCAAAGTCAGCCCCTCGGTCTGTATTTTCTGTGGGGTGGGCTGCGGCCTTCTGGTATATGCCAGGGACGGCAAAGTCGTCAACGTGGAGGGCGACCCGGACAACCCCAACAACGAAGGCGGGCTGTGCGCCAAGGGGGCGTCGGCCTATGAAGTGTACATAAGCCCGCGCCGCCTCAAAAAAGTCCTCTACCGGGCTCCTGGCTCCGACAAGTGGGAGGAAAAAGAATGGAGCTGGGCTATCCCCGAAATCGCCCGGCGCATCAAAAAGACCCGGGACGAGAGCTTTAAGACCAGAGAAGGCAGCGTCACTGTCAACCGGGCCGAGGCTCTCGGCCAGCTGGGCGGTGCATCCCACGACACTGATGAATGCTATCTTTTGTCTAAATTTGCCCGTGCGCTCGGGATTGTCAGCCTGGAACACCAGGCGCGTATCTGACACTCCTCAACGGTGGCCAGTCTGGCCCCATCTTTCGGACGTGGCGCCATGACCAATTCATTGGTCGATGTTGCCAATTCGGACGTTATAATGATCTGCGGCGGCAACCCGGCGGAGAACCACCCCGGTGTGGCCCGTTTCATCAACCGGGCGCGCGAACGGGGCGCCAAGGTCATCTCGGTTGACCCGCGCTACACTCGGACATCGGTATTGTCTGATATCTATGCCCCCATCCGGCCGGGGACGGACATCGTCTTTTTCAACGGCCTGGTAAACTATGTCCTTGTAAACAAAAAATACTTTGAGCCTTATGTCAAAGGCTACACCAACGCCAGTTACCTCCTGAAGCCGGAATTTGGCTTTAAGGACGGGTATTTTACCGGCTGGGACCCGGTCAAAAAAATGTACAACTACGATACCTGGCAATACCAGACCGGCCCGGACGGCAAGCCCCTCACCGATCCGACGCTTGAGCACCCGGACTCTGTTTTCCAGCACATGCGCCGGTTTTATGCCCGCTACACGCCGGAAATGGTGGAAAAAGTCACCGGGATGAAAAAAGAGCTGTTCCTTAAGATTGCCGAGACTTATGCCGCCACCGGTGCGCCGGACAAGTCCGGTTGTCTCCTTTACGCCATGGGCCTGACCCAGCACACTGTCGGTGTGCAGAACATCCGGGCCTTCGCCGTACTGCAGCTCCTTCTGGGCAACATGGGCCTGCCGGGCGGCGGCATCAATGCCATGCGCGGCGAGGCAAACGTCCAGGGGTCGACCGACATGGGCCTGTTGTACCACTCTCTGCCGGGGTACCTGGCTGCGCCCAACGCCGGCCTGCACCCCGACCTGAAGACTTACCTGGAAAAAACCACCATAAAGGACAGCTACTGGGCCAACACTCCCAAGTTCATTGTCAGCCTGCTCAAGGCCTGGTGGGGTGATAAAGCTCAAAAAGACAACGATTTCTGCTATGACTGGTTGCCCAAGTGGTCGCGGCCGCACTCGTTCATGGACATGGTCACTGACATGTACGAAGGCCGGCTGAAGGGCCTCATGATCTGGGGAATGAACCCGCTGGTCTCCGGCCCGGCTTACGAAAAGACGGCGCGTGGCCTGGAAAAGCTGGAATGGCTGCTGGTTGTCGACCTGTTTGAGTCTGAGACCGCCCGGTTCTGGAAACGTCCCGGCGTTGACCCCAAGACGGTCAAGACCGAAGTATTCCTCCTACCGGCGGCATCCATGGTGGAAAAAGACGGCTCGGCGACCAATACCAGCCGCTGGCTGCAGATGCGTTACAAGGCGGTCGAGCCGATCGGCGATTGCAAGGAAGACTCGGTTATTTTGCACCTTCTGGTTCAGGAGCTCAAAAAACTTTATGCTGCCGACCCCAAGGCGGTATTCCCTGACCCGATTGTCAACCTGACCTGGAACTATGGCGGCGAGCACCACAGCGCCGACGAAGTATTCAAAGAGATCAACGGCTATGAAGTGGCTACCAGAGTGCAGCTTGCCGGTTTCGGCGCCCTCAAGGATGACGGTTCTACCACCAGCGGCTGCTGGATCTACTCCGGCATGTTCCCGCCGGCCGGCAATCTTGCCAAACGCCGCAAGCGGGAAAAAGAGGGCATCGGCCTCAACTCTGAATGGGGCTGGGCCTGGCCGCTCAACCGGCGCATCCTTTACAACCGGGCCTCCTGTGACTATGCCGGCAACCCCTGGAGCGATAAAAAATATATTATCAGGTGGGACGCTGCCGCCAAGAAATGGACCGGGCTCGATGTACCCGACTTTATCGCCACCACTGCGCCAGATGCGCCCGGTGGCACTCAGCCGTTTATCATGATTGCCGGCGGGCTCGGCCGTCTATTCGTACCCGGCGGTATAGTCAGGGACGGTCCCTTCCCGGAACACTACGAACCACTGGAGTCGCCGGTCAAAAACATAATGGGCCCGGTGCAGTGCAACCCGCTGGCCGTTACCTACAAGACCGACCTGGATAAATATGCTGCGCTCGGTAATTCTGATTTCCCGTACATCTGCACCACTTACCGCGTGGCCGAGCACTACCAGACCGGCAATATTACCCGTAAGATACCGACTACCGTGGAAGCCGTGCCGGAGATGTTTGTCGAGATTGACCCGGAACTGGCCAAAGCCAAAGGTATCACCAGCGGCGACTGGGTCGAAGTCGCCTCCATCCGTGGCAAAGTCCGGGCCAAGGCCTTTGTCACGCCGCGTATTCAGCCTTTTGTGGTCGACGGCAAAAAAGTGCATGTTGTCGGCCTGCCTTGGCACTGGGGATTTACCGGGGCCGACCCGATGAGCGAAACTAAGGAAGCATTTGTCGCCAACATCATCACTCCCCAGGCCGGCGACCCCAACACCCGGATACCTGAATATAAGGCCTTCATGGTCAACATAAGGAGGGTGTAG
- a CDS encoding aldehyde ferredoxin oxidoreductase family protein, translated as MGGYMGKIAVVDLTSARIDFIAISPAERRQWLGGSGLGARLLAENTPPAADPLGPDNLLIFMTGPMTGTAIPASGRHQVVAKSPLTGIYGEADAGGRWGACLKAAGFDGIVVRGIASQPVYLVVQDGEVRLLPADSLWGLDTYATDRQLKKRWGPDVAAACIGPAGERLVPLATIIHEGKNGRSSGRGGLGAVMGAKRLKAVVAGGSRQVPVADPAALAAAIDAAVPRVRERTRLMQEYGTAGGIIGAERIGDLPLKNWTQGTWDGVEKISGQAMAETIVTGRYHCASCPIGCGRQVRVERSPYGRVEGAGPEYETVGMFGGACLVSDLAAIAMANELCNRYGLDTISTGAVIAFAMELYEHGILTDRDLGGCPAPVWGDGRAVVGLIQAIASQEGIGRLLGSGVRRAAELIGGRAGEFAMHVKGLELPAHDPRAFYSLALGYATSNRGACHLQGASYFFEKAAVLPEAGINEVLDRFRTDDQGLIQARLQDTMCLMDSLKLCKFLFYGGIDLTTVTGWLNHLTGWDCTVAELLTTGERIFNLKRLYNVKCGVSRRDDVLPERILRQPRPDGGAAGALPPLDAMLREYYRVRGWDEVGRPRPETLARLGIDKFL; from the coding sequence TTGGGCGGATATATGGGAAAAATCGCTGTCGTCGACCTGACGTCAGCCAGGATTGATTTTATTGCGATAAGCCCGGCCGAACGCCGGCAGTGGCTGGGCGGCAGCGGGCTGGGGGCCAGACTGCTGGCGGAAAATACGCCGCCGGCGGCTGACCCGCTTGGGCCGGACAACTTGCTGATATTTATGACCGGCCCCATGACCGGGACGGCCATCCCAGCCTCCGGACGTCATCAGGTGGTGGCCAAGTCGCCGCTCACTGGCATCTATGGCGAAGCCGACGCCGGCGGCAGGTGGGGTGCTTGTCTGAAAGCGGCCGGATTTGACGGTATCGTCGTCCGCGGTATAGCGTCGCAGCCGGTATACCTGGTCGTACAGGACGGGGAGGTCAGGCTGCTGCCGGCGGACAGTCTGTGGGGTCTTGATACCTATGCGACTGACCGGCAGCTGAAGAAGCGCTGGGGACCGGACGTGGCCGCGGCCTGTATCGGACCGGCCGGCGAACGGCTGGTGCCGCTGGCGACGATCATCCATGAAGGTAAAAACGGGCGCTCGTCCGGCCGGGGTGGCCTGGGAGCGGTCATGGGCGCCAAGCGCCTTAAGGCCGTAGTAGCCGGCGGCAGCCGCCAAGTCCCAGTGGCAGACCCGGCTGCTTTGGCAGCGGCTATTGATGCCGCTGTCCCCCGTGTCCGGGAGAGGACGCGCCTCATGCAGGAGTACGGCACGGCCGGCGGCATCATCGGCGCCGAGCGCATCGGTGACCTGCCCCTTAAAAACTGGACGCAGGGTACCTGGGACGGCGTGGAAAAGATATCCGGACAGGCTATGGCCGAGACTATTGTCACCGGACGCTACCACTGCGCTTCCTGTCCCATTGGCTGTGGCCGCCAGGTGCGGGTGGAGCGCAGCCCCTACGGCCGGGTGGAAGGCGCCGGGCCGGAGTATGAGACGGTGGGCATGTTTGGCGGCGCCTGCCTGGTCAGCGATCTGGCGGCCATTGCCATGGCCAACGAGCTGTGCAACCGCTACGGCCTGGACACTATTTCCACCGGGGCGGTTATCGCCTTTGCCATGGAACTGTATGAGCACGGCATTCTGACCGACCGGGATCTGGGCGGCTGTCCGGCGCCGGTATGGGGGGACGGCCGGGCGGTGGTCGGGCTTATCCAGGCTATTGCCAGCCAGGAAGGCATCGGGCGCCTGCTCGGCAGTGGCGTGCGGCGGGCCGCAGAACTAATCGGCGGCCGGGCCGGGGAGTTTGCCATGCACGTCAAGGGCCTGGAGCTGCCGGCCCATGATCCCCGCGCTTTTTACAGCCTGGCCCTGGGATATGCCACATCGAACCGGGGTGCCTGCCACCTGCAGGGCGCCAGCTACTTTTTCGAAAAGGCGGCTGTACTGCCGGAAGCCGGCATCAATGAAGTGCTGGACCGCTTCCGCACTGACGACCAGGGCCTCATCCAGGCGCGTCTGCAGGACACCATGTGCCTGATGGACTCGCTGAAACTCTGCAAATTCCTGTTCTATGGCGGCATTGACCTGACCACTGTTACCGGCTGGCTTAACCACCTTACCGGCTGGGACTGTACAGTGGCTGAGCTGTTGACCACCGGGGAGCGTATTTTCAACCTGAAACGGTTGTACAACGTCAAATGCGGCGTATCCCGCCGTGATGACGTCCTGCCAGAGCGCATCCTCCGGCAGCCGCGCCCGGACGGTGGAGCGGCCGGTGCCCTGCCGCCGCTTGACGCTATGCTCAGGGAATACTACCGGGTTCGCGGCTGGGACGAGGTAGGCCGGCCCCGGCCGGAAACACTGGCCAGGCTTGGTATAGATAAATTCCTGTAA
- a CDS encoding MoaD/ThiS family protein, whose translation MNIQFAGPLAKVLGHKRWVIRSGGQLTAEEVIVRLAHDFPQAEVFREVRRGKPPIPYMFMVIKNGKSLLRPHDRLDDQDELEIIPPIMGG comes from the coding sequence ATGAACATCCAGTTTGCCGGCCCGTTAGCCAAAGTGCTTGGCCACAAAAGGTGGGTCATCCGGTCCGGCGGCCAGTTGACGGCCGAGGAGGTCATCGTGCGGCTGGCCCATGATTTCCCGCAAGCGGAGGTCTTCCGGGAAGTCCGGCGTGGTAAGCCGCCCATACCGTATATGTTTATGGTGATAAAAAACGGCAAGTCCCTGCTCAGGCCCCACGACCGGCTGGACGACCAGGATGAACTGGAGATTATTCCACCGATTATGGGCGGGTAA
- a CDS encoding ATP-binding protein: MHLVLARNQERNKLLVNAIMLVTLTSMIFIYPFDNQFRFTLGVAVLSTLLLYFARLSVLTTAILSGIAIVILRTAANFALGDDSFEEVVFKNLPSLAYYLSFGICFHVFRVRKCIDNLPVAILLISLADITSNLVEIYLRPLNVADSEAILGSIIAVAVLRAIVAVYWYALLCRYHAFVLEEEQRARYAELTMMIAKLRAEVFYLRKSSQDIEQVMEQSYWLYDHLQNSGAAPADHASSAAKALAIARDIHEIKKVYVRVIAGIEKILKSSTTDNAMKLSEILFIIQQNTQRYLAEMGSSISITFAYGEDFLTDKHYTIVSVLDNLIINAIEACGQTGAIRVAQTSADGHIVFRVEDTGCGIHPQNFALIFNPGFSTKFSPHTGKMSTGLGLAHVKNLTEALGGSISVSSQPGAGAVFVVTVPRSRLIINED, encoded by the coding sequence ATGCACCTAGTACTAGCTCGCAATCAAGAGCGCAACAAACTGTTGGTTAACGCTATCATGCTGGTAACACTTACCAGCATGATATTTATTTATCCTTTTGACAATCAGTTTCGGTTTACCTTGGGAGTAGCGGTGCTTTCCACCCTGCTGCTTTACTTTGCTCGGCTGTCGGTGCTTACGACGGCGATATTGAGCGGCATTGCCATTGTCATTTTACGGACGGCAGCCAACTTTGCTTTAGGTGATGACAGCTTTGAGGAGGTGGTCTTTAAAAATCTACCTTCGCTGGCTTATTACCTGTCTTTTGGCATCTGTTTTCATGTTTTTCGGGTTCGAAAATGTATTGATAATTTGCCGGTCGCAATTTTGCTTATCAGCTTGGCGGATATAACTAGTAATTTGGTGGAGATTTATTTACGCCCCTTGAACGTGGCTGATAGTGAAGCCATTCTTGGCAGTATTATTGCCGTGGCCGTGTTGCGCGCCATTGTTGCCGTTTATTGGTATGCGCTTTTATGCCGGTATCATGCTTTCGTGTTGGAAGAAGAACAGCGCGCCCGTTATGCCGAACTTACGATGATGATCGCCAAATTGCGGGCGGAAGTTTTTTATCTGAGAAAATCGTCGCAGGACATCGAGCAGGTAATGGAGCAAAGTTATTGGTTGTATGACCACCTACAAAATAGCGGCGCCGCTCCTGCGGATCACGCCTCAAGCGCCGCCAAGGCGCTGGCGATCGCCAGAGATATCCACGAGATTAAAAAGGTGTATGTCAGGGTTATTGCGGGAATAGAGAAGATTCTTAAGTCTTCGACTACGGACAATGCCATGAAGTTGTCGGAAATTTTATTCATCATTCAGCAGAATACGCAACGCTATTTGGCGGAAATGGGAAGCTCCATCTCTATTACCTTTGCCTATGGTGAGGATTTTTTGACCGATAAGCACTACACAATTGTTTCGGTGCTGGACAATTTGATTATAAATGCCATCGAGGCCTGCGGCCAGACTGGCGCTATCAGGGTAGCGCAAACCAGTGCAGACGGCCATATCGTGTTTCGGGTCGAAGATACGGGTTGCGGTATTCATCCCCAGAACTTTGCGCTCATTTTCAACCCCGGCTTTTCGACCAAATTTTCGCCCCATACCGGTAAGATGTCTACCGGGTTGGGGCTTGCTCATGTGAAAAATTTGACGGAGGCATTGGGCGGTTCGATCAGTGTTAGTTCGCAACCTGGCGCCGGTGCTGTCTTTGTCGTAACGGTACCGCGCAGTAGATTGATTATTAATGAGGATTAG